In Xiphophorus couchianus chromosome 24, X_couchianus-1.0, whole genome shotgun sequence, a single genomic region encodes these proteins:
- the nhsl1a gene encoding NHS-like protein 1 isoform X5: MLCFKAGDRDSKWSVHYSTQKPPQGLRFIPGKRRSGSADDLRAYNGLTQHDRFKPRPPSPTFAPLCGLDQSEGGAHRGWRSRGRAMSSASSDEDEKFFLPNTRPMTPLVLNPISLTSSWDDGSDTEPLQRLPTPEEKMRQQAEAVAADIVPINVTGESFDRQASFRRTISNGDSLNRRPHKLSRRKTVSVISDDVIPKPSAPVNLPGQYSTVGRLPSSSSSSHQQKSMEEVMEESQRGRKEGPSTSRRIRAPKGEVMSSLMASLTSSPNVGKQPNSCHSSSSEIDSLPRIPTNSSLSSEVSFNSTTYRTLSASSSYSQSQDQQGFPSDFQPLLPYDSNTRVIPQSPSSSSSCFPSSPVNSCISDTPSQLQSEWSYPSDGPLNVGSSHYLSSSSIADSVSQFSYHALADQTMTQENTQNFSDGDSCSGESWSYRPLSPASSIHSGFTQDTRCVSEEGWNCEPLLSSGRSTPLCIDNTSLCSEKMSSSPLLNREKRKSSTSAFYSRSMTRSISLRKSKRPPPPPLRSDSLRRRPGRSKASRSTTSPRPDRSPRVDRSSLHTPKSSPQTFPDPWVPRSNAKRRQSGLNCGTVTTFEPLSPNSQKATTTDSDPSSANPMSPKHCQALNPGYPSSEDKDLKLSLNHQPDSSVAGLQRLASPSSGYSSQSNTPSPGTPVSSPQNPSSPLTASPGAFSLPPTSPFFTSCSSTSPFSPTASSLSRTRSRGKEKPRPPVPQRKSSLLSSSFSSSSSLSSYTSSDSLARQSLLTGIPPPPPPPPPLPQSTPPASKFCPPTPDLPPPPPPPPLPQYTFPVPEFCLHASCLPHPPPPPPPPLPQSSPTIPGFCLPISPAITSIPPPPVQSSSSSPPSPLKTPSKPEFCFHVPPSLTKPPPFPNGLPALSLHPPPPLPIPTRPPPPPYSYAVRQTLHHSLASTVPSHFDPLSLCQPSQPSFELSDTADSPPLPPSPPSPALPEPSSFSFLPSSLGTSPRPHSHLITAQALQRVKLRSVKNQAVLQTEHDPTDSQLHPEVRANRSQREKTQQDCDVLNESFLNCLANADAEVSGAKQATWNTNPLIVSTEVKQSELYCKDPIKSESRISTAESGEAKIQRQQGSSVSQKDHDVKFSKEITQNVRVNGQQNKDSDMCPPVASVNVSSPDSPWVKMCPDDGDTYCMNNNIQNPQLEQLSSEADFAKHIKCLRENKTSITEKINEYERNEKNKSEIQNKTDVKNNNTDLRSSNPRKLYSPEKPVPPKKPDLGILGPLTSPKPRRGPGGPNSPGRITESFPRHNASDSFNTQSHTCSSSNMPLPKHLTVNSDNSEIPGCLMKSRNSPVSSPQRQKPQIFHKKPDPSLTSPKTSKHTGEKLNWTSATGDTLETQTTMETRSTLETTAGNTYNKSCSSSQMVDAYETHHSSGSPLMGMGPSGARKTTSTWTEAIQPAVAEPGFGRIIGTRQQDEEITNHRRFMKSSLAEDEEEEEEEDRLEEKERKKTVMMMMMTSSNKKGKSRRVRKRRPGRHLLIMSQNMEPSPSSSSSSSSSSSSSSSSSSEDEPDVIKERISRRRKFKVCNQETSDSESSYTLIGQSRISLSSLLSTESLQGELSLPDLLIKEPDEEEEEPGKEEPQQKDDEAKEASRSSDDDVFVNVSADQMLISGRPRTTEDLFTIIHSAVWEGTA, encoded by the exons ATGCTCTGCTTTAAAG CAGGGGACAGGGACAGCAAATGGTCCGTTCACTACAGTACCCAGAAGCCTCCGCAGGGTCTGCGCTTCATTCCTGGGAAACGGCGGTCGGGCAGCGCTGATGACCTGCGAG CTTACAACGGGCTGACTCAGCATGACCGCTTCAAGCCCCGCCCACCAAGCCCCACCTTTGCTCCATTGTGTGGTCTGGACCAATCAGAGGGCGGCGCTCACAGAGGCTGGCGGAGCAGAGGCAGAGCGATG TCTTCAGCGTCTTCAGATGAAGATGAGAAGTTCTTCCTCCCCAACACGCGACCCATGACCCCACTGGTCCTGAATCCCATCAGTCTCACTTCCAGCTGGGATGATGGATCCGACACGGAGCCTCTTCAGCGCCTTCCAACGCCGGAGGAGAAGATGAGGCAGCAGGCGGAGGCCGTCGCCGCTGATATAGTTCCCATCAACGTAACGG GTGAGAGTTTTGACCGACAGGCCAGTTTTCGGAGAACAATCTCTAATGGCGACTCATTAAATCGAAGACCTCATAAACTGAGCCGTCGTAAAACCGTTTCTGTGATATCAGACGATGTCATCCCCAAGCCTTCGGCTCCAGTGAATCTGCCTGGCCAGTACTCAACAGTGGGTCGACTtccttcctcatcctcctcctcacatCAGCAAAAGAGCATGGAGGAGGTGATGGAGGAGAGTCAAAGGGGCAGAAAGGAGGGACCGTCTACCTCCAGGAGAATCAGAGCCCCAAAGGGTGAAGTCATGTCCAGCCTCATGGCCTCCCTCACCTCCTCACCAAATGTTGGCAAACAGCCCAACTCCTGTCACTCGTCTTCCTCTGAGATCGACAGCCTCCCCCGTATTCCTACCAACTCCTCTCTGAGCTCGGAGGTCAGCTTTAACAGCACCACCTACAGGACACTCAGTGCTTCCTCATCTTACAGCCAG TCGCAGGATCAGCAAGGTTTCCCAAGTGATTTCCAGCCGCTGTTGCCCTATGACTCCAATACCAGAGTTATACCCCAGTCTCCTTCTTCCTCATCgtcttgttttccttcttctcctgTCAACTCCTGCATCTCTGACACCCCCAGCCAATTGCAATCGGAGTGGTCTTATCCCAGTGATGGGCCTTTAAATGTCGGCTCCTCTCACTACCTCTCCTCTTCAAGCATCGCTGATTCTGTGTCTCAGTTTAGTTACCATGCtctggctgatcagaccatgACCCAGGAAAATACCCAGAACTTCTCTGATGGTGACTCCTGTAGTGGGGAAAGCTGGAGCTACAGACCTCTTTCCCCTGCCTCCAGCATCCACAGCGGTTTCACTCAGGACACAAGATGTGTCTCTGAAGAAGGCTGGAACTGTGAACCCCTTCTTTCTTCTGGTCGCTCCACCCCTCTCTGCATTGACAACACCTCCCTTTGTTCAGAGAAGATGTCTTCATCTCCCTTGCTGAACCGGGAGAAAAGGAAGTCCAGCACTTCAGCGTTCTACTCTCGCTCTATGACACGCAGCATCTCCCTACGCAAGTCCAAGCGCCCACCTCCCCCACCGCTGCGCTCCGACTCTTTGAGGCGTCGGCCAGGTCGCAGCAAAGCCTCTCGTTCAACAACCAGCCCACGTCCTGACCGGAGCCCCCGTGTGGATCGCAGCAGCTTGCATACGCCTAAATCATCTCCTCAGACCTTCCCTGACCCCTGGGTGCCCCGGAGTAATGCAAAACGCCGTCAGAGTGGTCTGAACTGCGGGACAGTCACAACCTTTGAGCCTTTAAGTCCAAACTCGCAAAAGGCAACTACCACTGACTCCGACCCTTCCAGTGCCAACCCAATGAGCCCCAAACACTGCCAAGCGCTTAACCCTGGATATCCAAGTTCAGAGGATAAAGACCTGAAACTCTCTCTCAACCATCAACCCGACTCCTCTGTTGCTGGGCTTCAGCGCCTTGCCTCTCCATCCAGTGGTTACTCCAGCCAGTCCAACACTCCCAGTCCTGGTACTCCAGTCTCTTCCCCCCAGAATCCTTCCTCTCCTCTTACAGCAAGCCCAGGAGCATTTTCCCTTCCTCCAACCTCCCCTTTCTTTACTTCATGCTCTTCAACCTCACCATTTTCCCCCACAGCCTCTTCCCTCTCCAGGACCAGGTCTCGAGGAAAAGAGAAGCCAAGGCCTCCAGTGCCACAGAGGAAGTCATCACTTCTCTCTTCctcattttcctcctcctcctctctctcctcctacACCTCATCTGACTCCTTAGCCAGGCAATCACTTCTCACTGGAAtacctcctcctccacctcctcctcctccacttccACAGTCCACTCCCCCTGCTTCCAAGTTCTGCCCTCCAACTCCtgatcttcctcctcctcctcctcctcctccactcccACAGTACACCTTTCCAGTCCCTGAGTTTTGCCTTCATGCTTCTTGTCTtccacatcctcctcctcctcctccacctcctcttccaCAGTCTTCTCCTACAATCCCTGGATTCTGCCTCCCTATATCTCCAGCTATCACTTCTATCCCTCCACCTCCTGTACagtcttcctcttcttctcctccttcaccaCTTAAAACTCCTTCAAAGCCTGAATTTTGCTTCCATGTTCCTCCGTCTCTTACCAAGCCTCCTCCATTTCCCAATGGTCTCCCAGCTCTATCTCTACATCCTCCCCCTCCTCTACCTATCCCGACccggcctcctcctcctccctacTCCTATGCTGTGAGGCAGACTTTGCATCACTCTCTGGCCTCCACAGTACCATCCCACTTTGATCCTTTGTCACTCTGCCAACCTTCTCAACCATCTTTTGAATTATCTGACACAGCTGACTCTCCTCCTCTGCCACCTTCACCTCCATCTCCTGCTCTCCCTGAaccttcctccttttcttttctcccatcAAGTTTGGGCACATCTCCAAGGCCCCACTCTCATCTGATCACCGCTCAAGCGTTGCAGCGTGTCAAGCTCCGCTCGGTCAAAAATCAGGCAGTACTGCAAACTGAACATGACCCAACTGACAGCCAACTTCACCCTGAAGTTAGAGCTAACAGAAGCCAAAGGGAAAAGACTCAACAGGACTGTGATGTGTTAAATGAGTCATTTCTTAATTGTCTGGCCAATGCTGATGCAGAGGTGTCTGGAGCAAAACAAGCTACCTGGAACACAAATCCATTAATAGTCAGTACTGAAGTAAAACAGTCAGAACTTTATTGCAAAGACCCAATAAAAAGTGAGAGCAGGATTTCCACTGCAGAGTCAGGTGAAGCAAAGATTCAAAGACAACAAGGCAGCTCAGTTAGTCAGAAAGACCATGACGTTAAGTTTAGCaaagaaatcacacaaaatGTCCGAGTCAATGGGCAACAGAATAAAGATTCTGACATGTGTCCCCCTGTGGCGAGTGTAAATGTCTCCAGTCCTGACAGTCCGTGGGTAAAAATGTGTCCTGATGATGGTGACACATATTGTATGAATAATAATATCCAGAATCCTCAATTAGAGCAACTTTCCTCAGAAGCAGACTTTGCAAAgcatataaaatgtttgagAGAAAATAAGACCAGCATAACAGAAAAGATAAACGAatatgaaagaaatgaaaagaataaatcagaaatacaaaataagacTGATGTGAAAAACAATAATACGGATCTTCGGTCAAGCAACCCAAGGAAGCTGTACTCCCCAGAGAAACCTGTTCCCCCTAAGAAGCCTGATCTGGGCATTCTGGGTCCCTTGACATCCCCAAAGCCTAGAAGAGGGCCAGGAGGGCCCAATAGCCCTGGGCGTATCACAGAGTCCTTTCCTAGACATAACGCTTCAGATTCCTTTAACACACAGTCCCATACATGTTCATCTAGCAACATGCCATTGCCAAAGCACTTGACAGTCAACTCTGACAATTCAGAAATACCAGGATGCTTGATGAAGTCAAGAAACTCACCTGTCAGTTCTCCTCAAAGGCAGAAGCCACAGATTTTCCACAAGAAGCCAGATCCTTCGTTGACCTCTCCCAAAACATCCAAACACACTGGAGAGAAACTCAACTGGACTTCAGCAACCGGTGATACTTTAGAAACTCAGACCACAATGGAAACCAGAAGCACCTTAGAAACTACAGCTGGTAATACTTACAACAAATCCTGCAGCTCATCACAAATGGTTGATGCCTATGAGACCCATCACTCTTCAGGGTCCCCATTAATGGGGATGGGCCCCTCAGGAGCCCGTAAAACCACTTCTACCTGGACAGAGGCAATTCAGCCTGCGGTGGCTGAGCCTGGTTTTGGTAGGATAATTGGGACAAGGCAGCAGGATGAGGAGATTACCAACCACAGGAGGTTTATGAAGTCCTCACTTgctgaagatgaggaagaggaggaggaggaagatagactggaagagaaggagaggaagaaaacagtcatgatgatgatgatgacgtcATCCAACAAAAAAGGTAAATCCAGGAGGGTGAGGAAGAGGCGGCCAGGCCGACATTTGTTGATAATGTCCCAAAATATGGAGCCCTCTCCCTCATCGTCATCgtcatcttcctcatcttcttcatcatcatcttcatcatcatcagaagATGAACCAGATGTGATAAAAGAAAGGATCAGCAGGCGAAGGAAATTCAAAGTGTGCAACCAAGAGACAAGTGACTCTGAAAGCTCGTACACTCTGATTGGTCAGAGCAGGATTTCCCTCAGCAGTTTGCTGTCAACTGAGAGCCTGCAGGGGGAGCTATCACTGCCAGACCTCCTGATCAAAGAAccagatgaagaggaggaggaaccaGGAAAGGAAGAGCCCCAGCAGAAAGATGATGAGGCCAAGGAGGCCAGCAGGTCTTCAGATG acgATGTGTTCGTCAACGTTTCGGCGGATCAGATGTTGATCTCTGGTCGTCCTCGAACTACAGAGGATCTGTTCACCATCATCCACAG TGCAGTATGGGAAGGCACCGCATGA
- the nhsl1a gene encoding Nance-Horan syndrome protein isoform X3, translating to MVLIGAAIKSVLRFLTRTTAGDRDSKWSVHYSTQKPPQGLRFIPGKRRSGSADDLRAYNGLTQHDRFKPRPPSPTFAPLCGLDQSEGGAHRGWRSRGRAMSSASSDEDEKFFLPNTRPMTPLVLNPISLTSSWDDGSDTEPLQRLPTPEEKMRQQAEAVAADIVPINVTGESFDRQASFRRTISNGDSLNRRPHKLSRRKTVSVISDDVIPKPSAPVNLPGQYSTVGRLPSSSSSSHQQKSMEEVMEESQRGRKEGPSTSRRIRAPKGEVMSSLMASLTSSPNVGKQPNSCHSSSSEIDSLPRIPTNSSLSSEVSFNSTTYRTLSASSSYSQSQDQQGFPSDFQPLLPYDSNTRVIPQSPSSSSSCFPSSPVNSCISDTPSQLQSEWSYPSDGPLNVGSSHYLSSSSIADSVSQFSYHALADQTMTQENTQNFSDGDSCSGESWSYRPLSPASSIHSGFTQDTRCVSEEGWNCEPLLSSGRSTPLCIDNTSLCSEKMSSSPLLNREKRKSSTSAFYSRSMTRSISLRKSKRPPPPPLRSDSLRRRPGRSKASRSTTSPRPDRSPRVDRSSLHTPKSSPQTFPDPWVPRSNAKRRQSGLNCGTVTTFEPLSPNSQKATTTDSDPSSANPMSPKHCQALNPGYPSSEDKDLKLSLNHQPDSSVAGLQRLASPSSGYSSQSNTPSPGTPVSSPQNPSSPLTASPGAFSLPPTSPFFTSCSSTSPFSPTASSLSRTRSRGKEKPRPPVPQRKSSLLSSSFSSSSSLSSYTSSDSLARQSLLTGIPPPPPPPPPLPQSTPPASKFCPPTPDLPPPPPPPPLPQYTFPVPEFCLHASCLPHPPPPPPPPLPQSSPTIPGFCLPISPAITSIPPPPVQSSSSSPPSPLKTPSKPEFCFHVPPSLTKPPPFPNGLPALSLHPPPPLPIPTRPPPPPYSYAVRQTLHHSLASTVPSHFDPLSLCQPSQPSFELSDTADSPPLPPSPPSPALPEPSSFSFLPSSLGTSPRPHSHLITAQALQRVKLRSVKNQAVLQTEHDPTDSQLHPEVRANRSQREKTQQDCDVLNESFLNCLANADAEVSGAKQATWNTNPLIVSTEVKQSELYCKDPIKSESRISTAESGEAKIQRQQGSSVSQKDHDVKFSKEITQNVRVNGQQNKDSDMCPPVASVNVSSPDSPWVKMCPDDGDTYCMNNNIQNPQLEQLSSEADFAKHIKCLRENKTSITEKINEYERNEKNKSEIQNKTDVKNNNTDLRSSNPRKLYSPEKPVPPKKPDLGILGPLTSPKPRRGPGGPNSPGRITESFPRHNASDSFNTQSHTCSSSNMPLPKHLTVNSDNSEIPGCLMKSRNSPVSSPQRQKPQIFHKKPDPSLTSPKTSKHTGEKLNWTSATGDTLETQTTMETRSTLETTAGNTYNKSCSSSQMVDAYETHHSSGSPLMGMGPSGARKTTSTWTEAIQPAVAEPGFGRIIGTRQQDEEITNHRRFMKSSLAEDEEEEEEEDRLEEKERKKTVMMMMMTSSNKKGKSRRVRKRRPGRHLLIMSQNMEPSPSSSSSSSSSSSSSSSSSSEDEPDVIKERISRRRKFKVCNQETSDSESSYTLIGQSRISLSSLLSTESLQGELSLPDLLIKEPDEEEEEPGKEEPQQKDDEAKEASRSSDDDVFVNVSADQMLISGRPRTTEDLFTIIHRSKRKMLGRKDFGEVPLSSSSSSSSSPLETPTDPCLTRAAGFRNPRSARSESFKALLLRKGSRVEASSRISAVERLCVGQFPPPADPQKMPPPPLTSDPLDDGRSSSFLSVNAPPLSPCELSMMFGWRRRDLMLLTSSSPVLVFSSSHMRPRSLTPPCSSSRRFAGRCRLFAAPMTAILEGEDEEEDGEILVGRESNLSMVEAS from the exons ATGGTTCTGATCGGAGCGGCCATCAAATCCGTCCTCAGATTCCTGACCAGGACCACAG CAGGGGACAGGGACAGCAAATGGTCCGTTCACTACAGTACCCAGAAGCCTCCGCAGGGTCTGCGCTTCATTCCTGGGAAACGGCGGTCGGGCAGCGCTGATGACCTGCGAG CTTACAACGGGCTGACTCAGCATGACCGCTTCAAGCCCCGCCCACCAAGCCCCACCTTTGCTCCATTGTGTGGTCTGGACCAATCAGAGGGCGGCGCTCACAGAGGCTGGCGGAGCAGAGGCAGAGCGATG TCTTCAGCGTCTTCAGATGAAGATGAGAAGTTCTTCCTCCCCAACACGCGACCCATGACCCCACTGGTCCTGAATCCCATCAGTCTCACTTCCAGCTGGGATGATGGATCCGACACGGAGCCTCTTCAGCGCCTTCCAACGCCGGAGGAGAAGATGAGGCAGCAGGCGGAGGCCGTCGCCGCTGATATAGTTCCCATCAACGTAACGG GTGAGAGTTTTGACCGACAGGCCAGTTTTCGGAGAACAATCTCTAATGGCGACTCATTAAATCGAAGACCTCATAAACTGAGCCGTCGTAAAACCGTTTCTGTGATATCAGACGATGTCATCCCCAAGCCTTCGGCTCCAGTGAATCTGCCTGGCCAGTACTCAACAGTGGGTCGACTtccttcctcatcctcctcctcacatCAGCAAAAGAGCATGGAGGAGGTGATGGAGGAGAGTCAAAGGGGCAGAAAGGAGGGACCGTCTACCTCCAGGAGAATCAGAGCCCCAAAGGGTGAAGTCATGTCCAGCCTCATGGCCTCCCTCACCTCCTCACCAAATGTTGGCAAACAGCCCAACTCCTGTCACTCGTCTTCCTCTGAGATCGACAGCCTCCCCCGTATTCCTACCAACTCCTCTCTGAGCTCGGAGGTCAGCTTTAACAGCACCACCTACAGGACACTCAGTGCTTCCTCATCTTACAGCCAG TCGCAGGATCAGCAAGGTTTCCCAAGTGATTTCCAGCCGCTGTTGCCCTATGACTCCAATACCAGAGTTATACCCCAGTCTCCTTCTTCCTCATCgtcttgttttccttcttctcctgTCAACTCCTGCATCTCTGACACCCCCAGCCAATTGCAATCGGAGTGGTCTTATCCCAGTGATGGGCCTTTAAATGTCGGCTCCTCTCACTACCTCTCCTCTTCAAGCATCGCTGATTCTGTGTCTCAGTTTAGTTACCATGCtctggctgatcagaccatgACCCAGGAAAATACCCAGAACTTCTCTGATGGTGACTCCTGTAGTGGGGAAAGCTGGAGCTACAGACCTCTTTCCCCTGCCTCCAGCATCCACAGCGGTTTCACTCAGGACACAAGATGTGTCTCTGAAGAAGGCTGGAACTGTGAACCCCTTCTTTCTTCTGGTCGCTCCACCCCTCTCTGCATTGACAACACCTCCCTTTGTTCAGAGAAGATGTCTTCATCTCCCTTGCTGAACCGGGAGAAAAGGAAGTCCAGCACTTCAGCGTTCTACTCTCGCTCTATGACACGCAGCATCTCCCTACGCAAGTCCAAGCGCCCACCTCCCCCACCGCTGCGCTCCGACTCTTTGAGGCGTCGGCCAGGTCGCAGCAAAGCCTCTCGTTCAACAACCAGCCCACGTCCTGACCGGAGCCCCCGTGTGGATCGCAGCAGCTTGCATACGCCTAAATCATCTCCTCAGACCTTCCCTGACCCCTGGGTGCCCCGGAGTAATGCAAAACGCCGTCAGAGTGGTCTGAACTGCGGGACAGTCACAACCTTTGAGCCTTTAAGTCCAAACTCGCAAAAGGCAACTACCACTGACTCCGACCCTTCCAGTGCCAACCCAATGAGCCCCAAACACTGCCAAGCGCTTAACCCTGGATATCCAAGTTCAGAGGATAAAGACCTGAAACTCTCTCTCAACCATCAACCCGACTCCTCTGTTGCTGGGCTTCAGCGCCTTGCCTCTCCATCCAGTGGTTACTCCAGCCAGTCCAACACTCCCAGTCCTGGTACTCCAGTCTCTTCCCCCCAGAATCCTTCCTCTCCTCTTACAGCAAGCCCAGGAGCATTTTCCCTTCCTCCAACCTCCCCTTTCTTTACTTCATGCTCTTCAACCTCACCATTTTCCCCCACAGCCTCTTCCCTCTCCAGGACCAGGTCTCGAGGAAAAGAGAAGCCAAGGCCTCCAGTGCCACAGAGGAAGTCATCACTTCTCTCTTCctcattttcctcctcctcctctctctcctcctacACCTCATCTGACTCCTTAGCCAGGCAATCACTTCTCACTGGAAtacctcctcctccacctcctcctcctccacttccACAGTCCACTCCCCCTGCTTCCAAGTTCTGCCCTCCAACTCCtgatcttcctcctcctcctcctcctcctccactcccACAGTACACCTTTCCAGTCCCTGAGTTTTGCCTTCATGCTTCTTGTCTtccacatcctcctcctcctcctccacctcctcttccaCAGTCTTCTCCTACAATCCCTGGATTCTGCCTCCCTATATCTCCAGCTATCACTTCTATCCCTCCACCTCCTGTACagtcttcctcttcttctcctccttcaccaCTTAAAACTCCTTCAAAGCCTGAATTTTGCTTCCATGTTCCTCCGTCTCTTACCAAGCCTCCTCCATTTCCCAATGGTCTCCCAGCTCTATCTCTACATCCTCCCCCTCCTCTACCTATCCCGACccggcctcctcctcctccctacTCCTATGCTGTGAGGCAGACTTTGCATCACTCTCTGGCCTCCACAGTACCATCCCACTTTGATCCTTTGTCACTCTGCCAACCTTCTCAACCATCTTTTGAATTATCTGACACAGCTGACTCTCCTCCTCTGCCACCTTCACCTCCATCTCCTGCTCTCCCTGAaccttcctccttttcttttctcccatcAAGTTTGGGCACATCTCCAAGGCCCCACTCTCATCTGATCACCGCTCAAGCGTTGCAGCGTGTCAAGCTCCGCTCGGTCAAAAATCAGGCAGTACTGCAAACTGAACATGACCCAACTGACAGCCAACTTCACCCTGAAGTTAGAGCTAACAGAAGCCAAAGGGAAAAGACTCAACAGGACTGTGATGTGTTAAATGAGTCATTTCTTAATTGTCTGGCCAATGCTGATGCAGAGGTGTCTGGAGCAAAACAAGCTACCTGGAACACAAATCCATTAATAGTCAGTACTGAAGTAAAACAGTCAGAACTTTATTGCAAAGACCCAATAAAAAGTGAGAGCAGGATTTCCACTGCAGAGTCAGGTGAAGCAAAGATTCAAAGACAACAAGGCAGCTCAGTTAGTCAGAAAGACCATGACGTTAAGTTTAGCaaagaaatcacacaaaatGTCCGAGTCAATGGGCAACAGAATAAAGATTCTGACATGTGTCCCCCTGTGGCGAGTGTAAATGTCTCCAGTCCTGACAGTCCGTGGGTAAAAATGTGTCCTGATGATGGTGACACATATTGTATGAATAATAATATCCAGAATCCTCAATTAGAGCAACTTTCCTCAGAAGCAGACTTTGCAAAgcatataaaatgtttgagAGAAAATAAGACCAGCATAACAGAAAAGATAAACGAatatgaaagaaatgaaaagaataaatcagaaatacaaaataagacTGATGTGAAAAACAATAATACGGATCTTCGGTCAAGCAACCCAAGGAAGCTGTACTCCCCAGAGAAACCTGTTCCCCCTAAGAAGCCTGATCTGGGCATTCTGGGTCCCTTGACATCCCCAAAGCCTAGAAGAGGGCCAGGAGGGCCCAATAGCCCTGGGCGTATCACAGAGTCCTTTCCTAGACATAACGCTTCAGATTCCTTTAACACACAGTCCCATACATGTTCATCTAGCAACATGCCATTGCCAAAGCACTTGACAGTCAACTCTGACAATTCAGAAATACCAGGATGCTTGATGAAGTCAAGAAACTCACCTGTCAGTTCTCCTCAAAGGCAGAAGCCACAGATTTTCCACAAGAAGCCAGATCCTTCGTTGACCTCTCCCAAAACATCCAAACACACTGGAGAGAAACTCAACTGGACTTCAGCAACCGGTGATACTTTAGAAACTCAGACCACAATGGAAACCAGAAGCACCTTAGAAACTACAGCTGGTAATACTTACAACAAATCCTGCAGCTCATCACAAATGGTTGATGCCTATGAGACCCATCACTCTTCAGGGTCCCCATTAATGGGGATGGGCCCCTCAGGAGCCCGTAAAACCACTTCTACCTGGACAGAGGCAATTCAGCCTGCGGTGGCTGAGCCTGGTTTTGGTAGGATAATTGGGACAAGGCAGCAGGATGAGGAGATTACCAACCACAGGAGGTTTATGAAGTCCTCACTTgctgaagatgaggaagaggaggaggaggaagatagactggaagagaaggagaggaagaaaacagtcatgatgatgatgatgacgtcATCCAACAAAAAAGGTAAATCCAGGAGGGTGAGGAAGAGGCGGCCAGGCCGACATTTGTTGATAATGTCCCAAAATATGGAGCCCTCTCCCTCATCGTCATCgtcatcttcctcatcttcttcatcatcatcttcatcatcatcagaagATGAACCAGATGTGATAAAAGAAAGGATCAGCAGGCGAAGGAAATTCAAAGTGTGCAACCAAGAGACAAGTGACTCTGAAAGCTCGTACACTCTGATTGGTCAGAGCAGGATTTCCCTCAGCAGTTTGCTGTCAACTGAGAGCCTGCAGGGGGAGCTATCACTGCCAGACCTCCTGATCAAAGAAccagatgaagaggaggaggaaccaGGAAAGGAAGAGCCCCAGCAGAAAGATGATGAGGCCAAGGAGGCCAGCAGGTCTTCAGATG acgATGTGTTCGTCAACGTTTCGGCGGATCAGATGTTGATCTCTGGTCGTCCTCGAACTACAGAGGATCTGTTCACCATCATCCACAG ATCGAAGAGAAAGATGCTTGGAAGAAAAGACTTTGGAGAAgtccctctgtcctcctcttcgtcctcctcctcttcccctcTGGAGACTCCCACTGACCCCTGTCTGACCCGGGCAGCAGGGTTCAGGAACCCCAGGTCAGCCAGAAGTGAGAGTTTCAAGGCTCTCCTGCTGAGGAAGGGCAGTCGAGTCGAGGCGTCTTCCAGGATCTCGGCGGTGGAGCGACTTTGTGTCGGTCAGTTTCCGCCTCCTGCTGACCCTCAGAAGATGCCTCCTCCtcccctgacctctgacccgtTGGATGATGGGAGGTCCAGCAGCTTTCTGTCTGTGAACGCCCCTCCTTTATCTCCCTGTGAGCTCTCCATGATGTTTGGCTGGAGGCGCCGGGATCTGATGCTGCTCACCTCTTCCTCGCCTGTCCTCgtcttctcctcctctcacaTGCGACCTCGCTCCCTCACTCCCCCCTGCTCCAGCAGCCGACGGTTCGCCGGACGCTGCCGCCTCTTCGCCGCCCCCATGACCGCCATCTTGGAAGGggaagatgaggaggaagatGGGGAGATTTTAGTTGGAAGAGAATCCAATCTGAGCATGGTTGAGGCTTCTTAA